A window from Chaetodon trifascialis isolate fChaTrf1 chromosome 5, fChaTrf1.hap1, whole genome shotgun sequence encodes these proteins:
- the gpr151 gene encoding G-protein coupled receptor 151 gives MDKLIGNNATVVNSSIDKWSFNERGSYQHLDPRELRVLVPAILGVICVLGVACNLTAMVILFSNAHRGKLSLINSLIFNLMFADGLVLAFTVPFRAAAYSKASWNLGWVVCKTADWFLQSCMAAKSFTVAVMAKACYRYVSNPTKQVSIHLGSILVVFFLIWLSACSVTIPHWLFARLQRGMRGLACVLVVPPEARDFMTVYVKAYPLGVYCAPLSFALMYFWKAYGQCQRRSSKTQNLRTQIRSRKLTLMLFSLTVAMAMLWLPQWVVWVWEHHIAEKEIEGAQPLLSSPPLILTISAQLLTFSLSLVNPLIVLFLSEEFREGYRGLWRRLTLRKQPPPKPKPGPHNPTALQSPCPRPETSGQLQGERCLRSSSSQGPSRGVQPQPEQGGGGGEADTVSLKDGIVLPDVEQFWHERETGSYTDENDPVPWEHQSKEGKK, from the coding sequence ATGGATAAGTTGATTGGGAACAATGCCACAGTGGTAAATAGCTCCATAGACAAGTGGTCATTCAATGAACGCGGCTCGTACCAACACCTGGACCCCAGGGAGCTGAGGGTCCTGGTGCCGGCTATTCTGGGAGTGATCTGTGTCTTGGGTGTGGCTTGTAATCTCACTGCGATGGTCATCTTGTTCTCCAACGCTCACAGGGGTAAACTATCTCTCATCAACTCCCTCATCTTCAACCTGATGTTTGCTGATGGACTAGTGCTGGCATTTACGGTGCCTTTCAGGGCTGCCGCCTACTCCAAAGCCAGCTGGAATCTGGGCTGGGTGGTCTGCAAGACGGCTGACTGGTTCCTCCAGTCCTGCATGGCAGCAAAGAGCTTCACAGTGGCTGTCATGGCCAAAGCGTGCTACCGCTATGTATCCAACCCCACCAAGCAGGTGAGCATCCACCTGGGCTCCATCCTGGTGGTGTTCTTCCTCATCTGGCTGTCCGCCTGCTCTGTCACCATCCCTCACTGGCTGTTTGCTCGGCTGCAGAGAGGGATGCGGGGACTGGCATGTGTGCTGGTAGTTCCTCCCGAAGCCCGGGATTTCATGACTGTGTATGTCAAAGCATACCCCCTGGGTGTCTACTGTGCACCTCTCAGCTTTGCCTTGATGTATTTCTGGAAGGCGTACGGCCAGTGCCAGCGTCGCTCCAGTAAGACTCAGAACCTGCGCACACAGATCAGATCCAGGAAGCTCACCTTGATGCTCTTTAGCCTGACCGTGGCCATGGCTATGCTCTGGCTTCCACAGTGGGTGGTGTGGGTCTGGGAGCATCACATCGCAGAGAAGGAAATTGAAGGAGCTcagcccctcctctcctctcccccccttATTCTAACCatctctgctcagctgctcaCCTTTTCTCTGTCCTTGGTGAACCCTCTCatcgtcctcttcctctccgaGGAGTTCAGAGAGGGCTACCGGGGTCTGTGGAGGCGCCTCACGCTACGCAAACAACCTCCTCCAAAGCCAAAACCCGGACCTCACAACCCTACAGCTCTACAGTCGCCTTGTCCCAGACCAGAGACTTCAGGCCAGCTGCAGGGGGAGAGATGCCTTCGATCAAGCTCCAGCCAGGGTCCCAGCAGAGGTGTTCAGCCTCAGCCAgagcaaggaggaggagggggagaagcaGACACGGTGAGCCTCAAAGATGGGATTGTCTTGCCTGATGTGGAGCAGTTCTGGCATGAGAGGGAGACTGGATCATACACAGACGAAAATGATCCTGTGCCGTGGGAGCACCAGagcaaagaggggaaaaaataa